Within the Petrotoga mexicana DSM 14811 genome, the region ATTCAACGGTAAAATTCTCTTCGGTAATATTTAAAGAGTTAGTAGAATATCCTACAATAATCTCAGGATTTTTAACCTTTTTTGGAGACTCCTGATTCAACTTTTCTATAAGCGTTTCAATCGATCTACGTAATGATTCCATATCTTGTATTTCACCATTAATGATGCCTTCAACTGGAAGTTTACTCAGCGAAATTGGTACTATATTTCCATTTTCGTCTGTTTCAAAAAGGACTCCTTTTAGAAAAAAACTGCCTATATCTATTCCAATCAAATAATTCTTAGCCATATTACAACCCCCGATCATCGATTTTAAAAAAACTATGGTTACTAATAAAATAATTCCCAGGTCCTAAGAATTCTATATTACTAAGTGTGATCAAGAAATCGTTAATTTTTGGTAATTCAAGATATTCAATTCTTATGTTATTATAACAAAGTATTTCTTTATTTTGAAAATTTATTTCCCTAATTGACGTATTACAACAAATACTCTTGATAAAATTGAGTTCTTCTTTTTTTATTTTATCTTTCGAAAAAATTACTTTAATGAATTTTGGTTGTGGATAATCGCTAACAAATGTTATTTTATCATAAATATCAAAATAAAAATATCTATTATTTATTTCTATGTAATAAATACTTTTCTCAATTTCTATTTTATCTTTATAAACAAAAAGTTCTTCTTGAGTTTCATCAAAAAAAGGGCTGAGATGGTAAAAACAAATTATTAAAAGTAGAAGGTAAAAAAAGTTTAAAGTTAACTTTTTCCATTGCACTAAATATCGAGCTCTTTCACCTTATTAGCATTAGATTCAATAAACTCTCTTCTAACCGAAGGATCATATCCCATGAGTATTTCTATCATCTCTTCTGCCATTTCTAAATCTTCCATCTTTATTTTCACAAGTTTTCTAGTTTCTCTATCCATAGTGGTTTCTCTCAATTGGTCAGGATTCATTTCTCCTAACCCCTTATATCTTTGTAGCCTCCATTTTTTATCCCCATACTTTTTCTTCAATTCTTCAAGTTCGTCGTCAGAATAAAGATAAAAATGTTGTTTTCCAACTTCAAATCTATACAAAGGTGGTTGAGCAATGTATACATATCCTTCTTCTATTAAAGAACGCATATATTTGTGAAAAAGCGTCAATACTAAAGTTCTAATATGCGCACCATCAACATCTGCATCAGTCATGATAATGATTTTACCATATCTCAATTTGGATAGATTAAACTCGTCTCCTATACCAGTTCCCAATGCTGTGAAAATATTCGAAACCTGTTCATTTTTTAAAAGTTTTAAAAAGTCAGTTTTCTCTGCATTTAGAATTTTTCCTCTTAAAGGTAAAATTGCCTGGTACATCCTGTCTCTAGCTTGTTTTGCATTTCCCCCCGCAGAATCTCCTTCAACTATAAAAAGTTCTGATTCGTTTAAATCCCTCGACGTACAATCTGCCAATTTACCTGGTAAAGTTGTATTTTCGAATATTGTTTTTCTTTTAATGCTATCTCTGGCTCTTTTAGCCGCCAGTCTTTTTTTGTAGGCTAAAAACATTCTTTCAAAAATGTTTTTTGCTTCTTTTATATTTGCATCAAAATATAAAGATAATTTTTCTGTAGTTATTTGATTTACTGCTTCTCTAGCAACTTTAGATCCCAATCTTCCCTTTGTTTGACCTTCGAAAACAGGATTGGGCATTTTTATATGTATTATGGCTAATAATCCTTCTCTCACATCTTCTCCACTAAAATTCTCGTCTTTTTCCTTTAAAACGTTGTACTTTCTTGCATATTCATTTGATAATCTTGTTAGAGCCTGTTTAAATCCAGATTCATGTTCTCCTCCATCGATAGTTCTAATGTTGTTCACAAAAGAAATAACATTGCTTTCTTCAGAATCGGTATATACAAAAGCTATTTCCACTTGAATTTCAGACTCCACTTTACTATATTGATATGATCCATACATATAAACCGGCTCGGAAATAGAATTCATTTTCCGCCGTTTCAAGATGTAATTTATAAATTCATTTAACCCACCTTGAAAATGAAATTCTTGCCTATAATCTCTTTTTCTATCTTCAAAGATAACTTTCAAGTTAGGATTTAAAAAGGCTATTTCTTTCAACCTATTCTCTATTAATCGTGATTCAACTGTGATATCTCCATCATCGAATATTTCTTTATCAGGGAGAAATTTCACAACAGTACCAGTCTTGTCTGTTTCGCCTATAACAATTACATCTGTTTGAGGAACGCCTTTTGCATACTTTTGATAGTATATTTTTCCGTCTCTGTAGACCTTTACCTCCATATATTCGGAAAGAGCGTTAACAACCGATGCTCCTACTCCATGAAGCCCTCCACTAACCTTATAGGCTTTCTTATCGAACTTTCCACCCGCATGAAGCGAAGTCATAACTAACTCCAATGTATTTTTGTTTTCAGTTGGGTGTATATCTACAGGTATACCTCTTCCATTATCCTCAACTTCAATAGAATCATCCTCATTCAAAGTAACTCGGATTGTATCACAAAAGCCATTAACATGCTCATCTATGGCGTTATCAATTATTTCATAAACCATATGGTTTAATCCGGTTTTACCCGTTGATCCAATGTACATTCCAGGTCTTAACCTAACAGGTTCTAGTCCTTTTAAGACTTTTATATCGTTTCCAGAATATGTTTTTTCTACCATTTAAACACCTCCACAAGAGTTCCTCAAGAAACAATTCTAATTCTATTTATCGTTTCATTTTCTAGAATAGAATTTAATGCGTTCAACAATATTTTTTCCCTAAAAAGTATTTCCTGTTTAACATAATTGTTTTCACAGGCTATTTCCACTACCTTCTCTTTTAAGAGATAATTTTTAACTGTTACATGTTTTGATAAATTCTCAGGCATATACTTAGGTAATTCTTCTCTTAATTTTTTTATTATATATATTTTTTTGTAGACCAAATTTTTTTTAGAAAGTTGTTTTAAAACTCCTTCAAACTTTTCCTCCATTTAGACCATCTTAGTAATATACTGTTTCCCTTAATCTTCTATTTTTTCTGTAATGAAATCTTTCCAATTATCGAGAATAGCTTCCGTTACAACACCAGGCACCGTAAAAGTAAAATCAGGAAAAATTCTTCTAACAGGTACAACACCTCTTGAAGTGTGGGTAAGAAATACTTCCTCAGCAGATAAAAGTTCCCATACTTGAACATTTGCTTTCTCTTCAACTTCTAAAGATAAATCATTTGCTAATTCAAGGACATCTTCTCTGGTTATCCCCGGTAATATTCCTGATGAAATATGAGGTGTCAACAAAACGCCACCACTGACGTAAAAAATATTAGAATAGGTGCCTTCGGTAACATTACCGAACTCATTCAAAACGATGGAATCATAATAATAATCATATTTTTTATGGATGTATTTGATCGATCCATTTAAAGGTGTTTTTACATAATAAGGAATAATAGGAGAAGAAGTTTTTCTTTCTCTAGCTATATTTACTACCACGCCTTCTTCAATTAAATCTACATCCTCTTTTAATTCTTCAACAAAGCAATAAAATGTTTTATATTTAGAAGTGAAAGGAGTTACATATATTTTAAATCTGAATTCTTCATAATTATGAATCTTTTTTGCCTGATTTAAAATTATTTTTATCTTTTCCAGAGGTGGTATTTCAAGTGCCATAAAATCAGCAGATCGTTTCAACCTGTCATAATGCCTTTTTAAATTGTAAGGAATACCTGAATAAGTTCTGAGTACATCATAAATGGAATAACCATTCACGAATCCTTCATCATCTCCACTAACCAAGGGAAATTCTACCCACTCTTTACCATTATAAAACATTCGATACCACCCCTTTATTTTCTTTAGACAAAGAAGATATCATTGTATTAAAAAACTGACCTTTTTCAATTTTTTTCTCATGAAATTGAACATTATGGGGAATATAATATTCATCGTATCCAAAAAAAACATCTTTTAAGCGATTTTCTGTCAATACCTTAACTTTAGACCCTATGATACCATTAAGGTAATTTTCTCTTGAGAGATCGGCAATTTTATTCATTTGTGAAAGTCTGGCCTTTTTCTCATTTCCAGGTATCTGATTTTTCATCTTAGCAGCTACAGTCCCTTCACGTGGTGAATACCTAAAACTATGGACTTTCAAAAGCTTAAGTTCTTCAATTGAATCAAACATGATACCTAAATCTTTCTCATCTTCACCTGGAAAACCAACTATGAGATCACAGGTAATAGAAAATTTTGAGTCGTATTTTCTTAAGTTTTCAATGGCTGTATAAATCATTTTTCTATTATACTTTCTATTCATTGTTTCTAAAATTTTATCGGAAAAATGTTGAATCGAAAGATGTACGTGTCTTTCAAATATTGGATAAGCGTTCAATATGGCAGACAAATTATCGGTTATTATTTCAGGATATAGAGATGTTATTCTTATTCTAATTTCTTTATCAGCAAAACGCTTCCCAATTTGATTTAATAGTTCTTCCAAGGTTTCTGAATTGTCCACTCCATAATATCCCAAATTTGTTCCGGTAAGCACTATTTCTTTATAACCTTTTTCTATGAATTTTTCTATACTTTTAATAACTTCTTCTTTTGGTAAACTGACTATTTTTAATCCTCTCAAAAATCTTATTTTACAGAATGTGCAGGAGTTAATACATCCTTCCTCTATGGGTAAAAAAACCCTTGTTCGGTTATCGTACGGTTCGTTGGGAACTAATATGTCATATTTTTCATTATGGAGCCAAAAATGCTTATCTGAGTATATACCTTCTTCGTACAAAAAACGGTCTATTTGTTTTTTTTCAAAATTACCTAAGACCACATCGGCACCTAATTTATTTAATTCTTCGGGATCAGAAATAGAATAACAACCTGTTGCTATAATCTTTGAATTCCCATTTAATTTTTTTAATCTCCTAATTGTTTGTCTAATCTTCCTTTCAGCCTCTGAAGTAACAGCACAAGTGTTTAAAACGTATATATCACTTTCACCCATTTTTTCTTCAAATACAATATCAAAATGAGGAGATAATTTCTCGGCCATCGCCTGACTTTCGGCTTGGTTCATTTTACATCCAAAAGTAATAAAAGAAACTTTACGCTTCATATTCTATTTCACCGCTCAATGTTCTACTAAGTAAACCTATTCTCCTAATAACCCCTACCAATCTTTCATTATCATCAACGACAGGCAAAACCTTTAACTTATTTTTTATAATTACATCTGCCACATGCAAAACCGTATCATCAAAGTAAACCTTAAATGGCTTTTTTATCATAAAATCAGATACTGGACGATCCAATATTTTTTTCAATCCATTAAAAAATTGATGGCTATCCGGTATAAAAGAAGTAGTTTCCATGAGCTTCAAATACCCCGGAAGTGAGGCATCAATGATACCGCTTTCGCTTAAATACCCTACCAGTCTAAAATCACTTGTAACTATGGGAAGTGCAGATAAATTATGCCTTCGACATACAGTAATAAAACGCTCTACTTTCTCATCTTCCATTAAAGATGTTAGATCTCTCTCCATTATTTCTTTAGCTTTCAAGGTAAACACCTCTTTGTTATTCTAATCTTTCAATGGAAAACCTATTTAAACTTCTTTTTATATCTTCTAAAGTTCCTATCTTTTTTTCTATATAATCCGTTTTGGAAATGGCACTAGCCATACCGAATTTTGCAGCTTCAAAATAATTGAAATTATAATTTATTATGTAGTATAATATTCCCGACATAAATGCATCCCCCGCCCCAAAAAGATGTGACTTCTCAATTTTTTCCTCCGGATTAAAAAGCCACACACCCTCATTAGTTGTTATTACGTCACCGAAAATCTGATAACTCATAACAACTAATCTGGCACCATTTTCTATAATTTTTTTTGAAGCATCAATAAAATCATCAATACTTTCCAGAGTTTTTCCAAAAATTTCTGTTTTTCTTCTAAAGTCTGGTCTTACAACGGTAGGACAATTATTTAAAATAGCTTCTTCAAAACAAGGGCCAAATGATTCCATGTAAGTAGTTTTTCCTCTTTTCTTAGCTTCCAACATCAAATCGGAATAAACACTACTTTTCAAACCTGGAGGAACACTCCCAGACACTACGACATGTTCCACTAATGAAAGAGAATTTTTGTATCTCCTCAAAAAATGATCGTAATCCTCATTGTTAATAAAAGGACCTTTACTGTTTATCAATGTTATTACTTCTTTTAAGGGATCTATTATTTCAATATTTTCTCTACTTTCTTCGTCTGAATAAACAAAATTCATTGTTATATTATCATACGCTGAAAGTTTGCTCTGAATAACGTTACCTATGTATCCCCCCAAAAAACCT harbors:
- the mtaB gene encoding tRNA (N(6)-L-threonylcarbamoyladenosine(37)-C(2))-methylthiotransferase MtaB, whose product is MKRKVSFITFGCKMNQAESQAMAEKLSPHFDIVFEEKMGESDIYVLNTCAVTSEAERKIRQTIRRLKKLNGNSKIIATGCYSISDPEELNKLGADVVLGNFEKKQIDRFLYEEGIYSDKHFWLHNEKYDILVPNEPYDNRTRVFLPIEEGCINSCTFCKIRFLRGLKIVSLPKEEVIKSIEKFIEKGYKEIVLTGTNLGYYGVDNSETLEELLNQIGKRFADKEIRIRITSLYPEIITDNLSAILNAYPIFERHVHLSIQHFSDKILETMNRKYNRKMIYTAIENLRKYDSKFSITCDLIVGFPGEDEKDLGIMFDSIEELKLLKVHSFRYSPREGTVAAKMKNQIPGNEKKARLSQMNKIADLSRENYLNGIIGSKVKVLTENRLKDVFFGYDEYYIPHNVQFHEKKIEKGQFFNTMISSLSKENKGVVSNVL
- a CDS encoding DNA gyrase/topoisomerase IV subunit B encodes the protein MVEKTYSGNDIKVLKGLEPVRLRPGMYIGSTGKTGLNHMVYEIIDNAIDEHVNGFCDTIRVTLNEDDSIEVEDNGRGIPVDIHPTENKNTLELVMTSLHAGGKFDKKAYKVSGGLHGVGASVVNALSEYMEVKVYRDGKIYYQKYAKGVPQTDVIVIGETDKTGTVVKFLPDKEIFDDGDITVESRLIENRLKEIAFLNPNLKVIFEDRKRDYRQEFHFQGGLNEFINYILKRRKMNSISEPVYMYGSYQYSKVESEIQVEIAFVYTDSEESNVISFVNNIRTIDGGEHESGFKQALTRLSNEYARKYNVLKEKDENFSGEDVREGLLAIIHIKMPNPVFEGQTKGRLGSKVAREAVNQITTEKLSLYFDANIKEAKNIFERMFLAYKKRLAAKRARDSIKRKTIFENTTLPGKLADCTSRDLNESELFIVEGDSAGGNAKQARDRMYQAILPLRGKILNAEKTDFLKLLKNEQVSNIFTALGTGIGDEFNLSKLRYGKIIIMTDADVDGAHIRTLVLTLFHKYMRSLIEEGYVYIAQPPLYRFEVGKQHFYLYSDDELEELKKKYGDKKWRLQRYKGLGEMNPDQLRETTMDRETRKLVKIKMEDLEMAEEMIEILMGYDPSVRREFIESNANKVKELDI
- a CDS encoding DciA family protein; protein product: MEEKFEGVLKQLSKKNLVYKKIYIIKKLREELPKYMPENLSKHVTVKNYLLKEKVVEIACENNYVKQEILFREKILLNALNSILENETINRIRIVS
- a CDS encoding CBS domain-containing protein, which produces MKAKEIMERDLTSLMEDEKVERFITVCRRHNLSALPIVTSDFRLVGYLSESGIIDASLPGYLKLMETTSFIPDSHQFFNGLKKILDRPVSDFMIKKPFKVYFDDTVLHVADVIIKNKLKVLPVVDDNERLVGVIRRIGLLSRTLSGEIEYEA
- a CDS encoding 1-phosphofructokinase family hexose kinase, whose translation is MEYDFLSVTLNPSLDREVIIDNFEVGNMYRIENPSNSKMEPGGKGINVSIMLSNLQIKSIVTGFLGGYIGNVIQSKLSAYDNITMNFVYSDEESRENIEIIDPLKEVITLINSKGPFINNEDYDHFLRRYKNSLSLVEHVVVSGSVPPGLKSSVYSDLMLEAKKRGKTTYMESFGPCFEEAILNNCPTVVRPDFRRKTEIFGKTLESIDDFIDASKKIIENGARLVVMSYQIFGDVITTNEGVWLFNPEEKIEKSHLFGAGDAFMSGILYYIINYNFNYFEAAKFGMASAISKTDYIEKKIGTLEDIKRSLNRFSIERLE
- a CDS encoding aminotransferase class IV — protein: MFYNGKEWVEFPLVSGDDEGFVNGYSIYDVLRTYSGIPYNLKRHYDRLKRSADFMALEIPPLEKIKIILNQAKKIHNYEEFRFKIYVTPFTSKYKTFYCFVEELKEDVDLIEEGVVVNIARERKTSSPIIPYYVKTPLNGSIKYIHKKYDYYYDSIVLNEFGNVTEGTYSNIFYVSGGVLLTPHISSGILPGITREDVLELANDLSLEVEEKANVQVWELLSAEEVFLTHTSRGVVPVRRIFPDFTFTVPGVVTEAILDNWKDFITEKIED